Genomic DNA from Prunus persica cultivar Lovell chromosome G1, Prunus_persica_NCBIv2, whole genome shotgun sequence:
CAGAAGTCGTTCTCGGATTCATTGAATCTAACTTTCTTTTTAGTTCGAAACTGCGTCGTTTtcagggagggagagagagtgttTGTGACGATGCAATCGAACGGCTCTGATTCGTCGGTGCAGCAACAGGAGCAGAGTAATCAACGGCCGCCGCCGCAGCAGCAGCAAGCGGCGCAGACTCAGGCGCCGCCGCCGCAGCAGTGGATGGCGATGCAGTATCCGGCGGCGGCTATGGTAATGCAGCACCAGATGATGCCACCTCAGCATTACGCGACGCCTCCGCCGCCGCCACCTCAGCACTACATGGCGTACCACCAGtaccagcagcagcagcagcacgTACAACACcttcagcagcagcagcagttgGGATCTAGCGGCGAGAATAAGACCATCTGGGTCGGTGATTTACACCATTGGATGGACGAGAATTATCTCCACACCTGCTTCGCTTCCACTGGCGAGGTCcaatctcttctctctctctgtgtgtgcatatttatatgtacatgtacacgtctatatatatttattgtacACGATTTTCATGTGtctatttgtattttatatgGATTTTTTGACTGGTAACGTGGGTATTcgtaaaaaagatgaaacttttattttgttttattggaAAAAGTTGGCATTTGGATTGAAAGTTGGAAGCTTTGAGGTTTCTGCTTAATTGGGTTGTAAGCATTTCGATGTTTGAAGGTTGGGTTTTTCTGATGTTGTTTgtatagtgttttttttttttttttccaaataattTTCGTTTTGTGTGTGTTGGGTTTTATGGGTTGGAATATTTATCTGAACTACATTTGGTATACATGACAAAATGTTAAAGGTGTAGCCTTTTGTGAATGAATGCAAGTGTTAAGCCAAACACAATTAGTAAAGGACTAAAGAGGATATGCAGTTTTGACTTTTGAGAGTAACTTGTTACTGAAAAGAAGAAGGCATGGTTATAATTGTATGCTATTGgaagtattttttttcccttttggtgGCTTATTTTGTATGAGAATGTGCAAGAACATTATATGTCTGGGCCCCTTCTCATTTGGGTGTTTTGAGGCAATTACGAAATACGTGAGCTCTGGAAGTCTTTTAGATGTGAAGGTAACTCATGACCATGAATCAGTATTACTATAATAGTAGAATATCAGGCTGGGACCTTACTAGTTTACTAAAAATGTAGAGGAAGTTGTTGGATTTAATCCCAAAAGTAAAAAACTGAAGTTTATATTTTGAGTATGTATGTTGTTCAACTTGTGGGTGCTTGGAGCTTCATCTGGCTATTTCAATAAAATAGAACGGGCAAGAACTTTGGTTCTGCTCACTTCAATCTTCTGTTACATTTTCTAATCGAATACATGTATCGACCTTCATAAGACCTGGTTCTGAAAGAAGGTATATTTAGGAAAAGTTATGTTTTTTTGCCCTGTAGGAAAGactatatttatttctttattactttctttattcttttttcccttctacTTTCTTTATGAAGCTTGTAGAATTTTAATTCATCACATCTCTTCCAATTAATTTAAGACTAAAACTGTTCACAGCtggaatatatttttttgaaaacaaacTGTCTTTTATTTCCCAGTGAAACTgatttcttgaaaaaaattacccactattttttttactgtgCCTTTTTTCGGTAACACAATTCTTATGTCATGTAGATTGCCTCCATCAAGGTTATTCGGAACAAGCAGACTCTTTTATCAGAGGGCTATGGATTTGTAGAATTTTTTTCACATGCAACAGCTGAGAAAGTTCTACAGACCTATACTGGCATTTTAATGCCCAACACGGAACAACCCTTCCGTCTGAACTGGGCAACATTTAGCACGGGCGATAAGCGTTCAGATAATGCTCCTGatctttccatttttgtaGGAGATTTAGCTGCAGATGTTACAGATAGTTTATTGCACGAAACTTTTTCTAGTAAATATCCGTCTGTTAAAGCTGCAAAAGTTGTCTTTGATGCCAATACTGGCCGTTCAAAGGGTTATGGTTTTGTGAGGTTTGGAGATGAGAATGAAAGGTCACAGGCTATGACTGAAATGAATGGTGTTTATTGTTCGAGCAGACCTATGCGCATTGGGGCTGCAACTCCTAGGAAATCATCTGGATATCAGCAACAGTACTCTTCACAAGGTATTTAGTTCTACTTTTTGATAAGAAGGTGTGTAGTTCCAGTTTTTGATAAGAAGGTATTTGGCTCTGCTTCCCTTGTatatttgaagttgaactttgTTACTTCAAATTTTGTGTACGTATGGTAAGGCTTTATAAGAGCATCTGGGTGCCGTAGTTTTACTTCAGTTATG
This window encodes:
- the LOC18792649 gene encoding polyadenylate-binding protein RBP47 isoform X1: MQSNGSDSSVQQQEQSNQRPPPQQQQAAQTQAPPPQQWMAMQYPAAAMVMQHQMMPPQHYATPPPPPPQHYMAYHQYQQQQQHVQHLQQQQQLGSSGENKTIWVGDLHHWMDENYLHTCFASTGEIASIKVIRNKQTLLSEGYGFVEFFSHATAEKVLQTYTGILMPNTEQPFRLNWATFSTGDKRSDNAPDLSIFVGDLAADVTDSLLHETFSSKYPSVKAAKVVFDANTGRSKGYGFVRFGDENERSQAMTEMNGVYCSSRPMRIGAATPRKSSGYQQQYSSQGGYVSNGTPTQGFQSDGDSTNTTIFVGGLDPNVTDEDLRHPFSQYGEIVSVKIPVGKGCGFVQFANRNNAEEALPKLNGTVIGKQTVRLSWGRNPANKQQFRTDFGNQWAGAYYGGPVYDGYGYALPPHHDPSMYAAAAYGAYPVYGTHQQQVS
- the LOC18792649 gene encoding polyadenylate-binding protein RBP47 isoform X2, producing the protein MQSNGSDSSVQQQEQSNQRPPPQQQQAAQTQAPPPQQWMAMQYPAAAMVMQHQMMPPQHYATPPPPPPQHYMAYHQYQQQQQHVQHLQQQQQLGSSGENKTIWVGDLHHWMDENYLHTCFASTGEIASIKVIRNKQTLLSEGYGFVEFFSHATAEKVLQTYTGILMPNTEQPFRLNWATFSTGDKRSDNAPDLSIFVGDLAADVTDSLLHETFSSKYPSVKAAKVVFDANTGRSKGYGFVRFGDENERSQAMTEMNGVYCSSRPMRIGAATPRKSSGYQQQYSSQGGYVSNGTPTQGFQSDGDSTNTTIFVGGLDPNVTDEDLRHPFSQYGEIVSVKIPVGKGCGFVQFANRNNAEEALPKLNGTVIGKQTVRLSWGRNPANKQFRTDFGNQWAGAYYGGPVYDGYGYALPPHHDPSMYAAAAYGAYPVYGTHQQQVS